The proteins below come from a single Mycobacterium parmense genomic window:
- a CDS encoding succinate dehydrogenase hydrophobic membrane anchor subunit: MNSPDLQLGKGEVAPVRQRSHDRPASLDNPRSPRRRAGIPNFEKFAWLFMRFSGVALVVLALGHMFITLMWDDGVYRIDFNFVAQRWASPFWQMWDLLLLWLAELHGGNGLRVIIDDYSRKDSTRFWLNSLLLLSVLFTLVLGTYVIMTFDPNIGS; the protein is encoded by the coding sequence ATGAACAGCCCGGACCTGCAGCTCGGGAAGGGCGAGGTCGCGCCCGTCCGGCAGCGCAGCCACGACCGCCCCGCCAGCCTGGACAACCCGCGCTCGCCGCGCCGGCGCGCCGGCATCCCGAACTTCGAGAAGTTCGCCTGGCTGTTCATGCGGTTCTCCGGCGTCGCGCTGGTGGTGCTGGCGCTGGGGCACATGTTCATCACGCTGATGTGGGACGACGGCGTCTACCGCATCGACTTCAACTTCGTCGCGCAGCGCTGGGCCTCGCCGTTCTGGCAGATGTGGGACCTGCTGTTGCTGTGGCTGGCCGAACTGCACGGCGGCAACGGCCTGCGCGTCATCATCGACGACTACAGCCGCAAGGACAGCACCCGGTTCTGGCTGAACTCGCTGCTGCTGTTGTCCGTGCTGTTCACGCTGGTGCTGGGCACCTACGTGATCATGACCTTCGACCCGAACATCGGGAGCTGA
- the sdhA gene encoding succinate dehydrogenase flavoprotein subunit → MIAQHRYDVVIVGAGGAGMRAAVEAGPRVRTAVLTKLYPTRSHTGAAQGGMCAALANVEDDNWEWHTFDTVKGGDYLADQDAVEIMCREAIDAVLDLEKMGMPFNRTPEGRIDQRRFGGHTRDHGKAPVRRACYAADRTGHMILQTLYQNCVKHDVQFFNEFYALDLVLTQTPGGPVATGVVAYELATGEIHVFHAKAVVIATGGSGRMYKTTSNAHTLTGDGIGIVFRKGLPLEDMEFHQFHPTGLAGLGILISEAVRGEGGRLLNGEGERFMERYAPTIIDLAPRDIVARSMVLEVLEGRGAGPHKDYVYIDVRHLGADVLEAKLPDITEFARTYLGVDPVHELVPVYPTCHYVMGGIPTTVTGQVLADNTSTVPGLYAAGECACVSVHGANRLGTNSLLDINVFGRRAGIAAASYARGHDFVDMPPNPEQMVVGWVRGILSEHGNERVADIRGALQQTMDNNAAVFRTEETLKQALTDIHALKERYSRITVHDKGKRFNSDLLEAIELGFLLELAEVTVVGALNRKESRGGHAREDYPDRDDVNYMRHTMAYKQIGADKQGTELLSDIALDFKPVVQTRYEPKERKY, encoded by the coding sequence ATGATCGCCCAACACCGATACGACGTGGTGATCGTCGGCGCCGGGGGCGCCGGCATGCGGGCGGCGGTCGAGGCCGGTCCCCGGGTGCGCACCGCGGTGCTGACCAAGCTCTACCCCACCCGCAGCCACACCGGCGCCGCCCAGGGGGGCATGTGCGCCGCGCTGGCCAACGTCGAGGACGACAACTGGGAATGGCACACCTTCGACACCGTCAAGGGCGGCGACTATCTCGCCGACCAGGATGCCGTCGAGATCATGTGCCGCGAGGCCATCGACGCGGTGCTCGACCTGGAGAAGATGGGGATGCCGTTCAATCGGACCCCCGAGGGCCGCATCGACCAGCGCCGCTTCGGCGGGCACACCCGCGACCACGGCAAGGCCCCGGTGCGCCGCGCGTGCTACGCCGCCGACCGCACCGGCCACATGATCCTGCAGACCCTCTATCAGAACTGCGTCAAGCACGACGTGCAGTTCTTCAACGAGTTCTACGCGCTGGACCTGGTGCTCACGCAGACCCCGGGCGGGCCGGTGGCCACCGGGGTGGTCGCCTACGAGCTGGCGACCGGCGAGATCCACGTGTTCCACGCCAAGGCCGTCGTGATCGCGACCGGCGGCTCGGGCCGCATGTACAAGACCACCTCCAACGCGCACACCCTGACCGGTGACGGAATCGGCATCGTCTTCCGCAAGGGGCTTCCGTTGGAGGACATGGAGTTCCACCAGTTCCACCCGACCGGGCTGGCCGGCCTGGGCATCCTGATCTCCGAGGCCGTGCGCGGCGAGGGCGGCCGGCTGCTCAACGGCGAGGGCGAGCGGTTCATGGAGCGTTACGCCCCGACGATCATCGACCTGGCGCCACGCGACATCGTCGCCCGCTCGATGGTGCTCGAGGTCCTCGAGGGACGCGGCGCGGGACCGCACAAGGACTACGTCTACATCGACGTGCGTCACCTGGGCGCGGACGTGCTGGAGGCCAAGCTGCCCGACATCACCGAGTTCGCCCGCACCTACCTGGGCGTTGACCCCGTGCACGAACTGGTCCCGGTCTACCCCACCTGCCACTACGTGATGGGCGGCATCCCGACCACGGTGACCGGACAGGTGCTGGCCGACAACACCTCCACCGTGCCGGGGCTCTACGCGGCCGGGGAATGCGCATGCGTGTCGGTGCACGGCGCCAACCGGCTGGGCACCAACTCGCTGCTGGACATCAACGTCTTCGGCCGCCGGGCCGGGATCGCCGCGGCTTCGTACGCGCGGGGCCACGACTTCGTCGACATGCCGCCGAACCCGGAGCAGATGGTGGTGGGCTGGGTGCGCGGCATCCTCTCCGAGCACGGCAACGAGCGCGTCGCCGACATCCGCGGTGCCCTGCAGCAGACGATGGACAACAACGCCGCGGTGTTTCGCACCGAGGAGACGCTGAAGCAGGCGTTGACGGACATCCACGCCCTCAAGGAGCGGTACTCGCGGATCACCGTGCACGACAAGGGAAAGCGCTTCAACAGCGACCTGCTGGAAGCCATCGAGCTGGGCTTCCTGCTGGAGCTGGCCGAGGTCACCGTGGTCGGGGCGCTGAACCGCAAGGAATCCCGCGGCGGGCATGCCCGCGAGGACTACCCGGACCGCGACGACGTGAATTACATGCGACACACCATGGCCTACAAGCAAATTGGGGCCGACAAGCAGGGCACCGAGCTGCTGAGCGACATCGCGCTGGACTTCAAGCCCGTCGTGCAGACCCGCTACGAACCCAAGGAGCGCAAGTACTGA
- a CDS encoding succinate dehydrogenase iron-sulfur subunit, whose product MTAGDSVDTDVERAPDPPLPPIPEGAVMVTVKIARFNPDDPDAFAKTGGWQSFRVPCLPSDRLLNLLIYIKGYLDGTLTFRRSCAHGVCGSDAMRINGVNRLACKVLMRDLLPPDRRKTKKGGLTVTVEPIRGLPVEKDLVVDMEPFFDSYRAIKPYLVTSGNPPTRERIQSPTDRARYDDTTKCILCAACTTSCPVFWNEGSYFGPAAIVNAHRFIFDSRDEAAAERLDILNEVDGVWRCRTTFNCTEACPRGIQVTKAIQEVKRALMFTR is encoded by the coding sequence ATGACGGCAGGCGACAGCGTCGATACGGACGTCGAACGGGCGCCCGATCCCCCTCTGCCCCCCATCCCCGAGGGGGCGGTGATGGTGACGGTGAAGATCGCCCGGTTCAACCCCGACGATCCGGACGCCTTCGCCAAAACCGGCGGCTGGCAGAGCTTCCGGGTGCCGTGCCTGCCCAGCGACCGGCTGCTCAACCTGTTGATCTACATCAAGGGCTACCTGGACGGGACGCTCACCTTCCGGCGGTCCTGCGCCCACGGGGTGTGCGGCTCCGATGCCATGCGCATCAACGGCGTCAACCGGCTGGCCTGCAAGGTGCTGATGCGCGACCTGCTGCCACCAGACCGGCGCAAGACCAAAAAGGGGGGGCTGACCGTCACGGTCGAACCGATCCGCGGGCTGCCCGTGGAGAAGGACCTGGTGGTCGACATGGAGCCCTTCTTCGACTCCTACCGCGCGATCAAGCCCTACCTGGTCACCAGCGGCAATCCGCCCACGCGCGAACGCATTCAGAGCCCCACCGACCGGGCCCGCTACGACGACACGACCAAGTGCATCCTGTGCGCGGCGTGCACCACGAGTTGCCCCGTGTTCTGGAACGAGGGCAGTTACTTCGGCCCGGCGGCGATCGTCAACGCGCACCGCTTCATCTTCGACAGCCGCGACGAGGCCGCAGCAGAGCGCCTCGACATCCTCAACGAGGTCGACGGCGTGTGGCGGTGCCGCACCACGTTCAACTGCACCGAAGCCTGCCCGCGCGGCATCCAGGTCACCAAGGCGATCCAAGAGGTCAAGCGCGCCCTGATGTTCACGCGCTGA